The nucleotide sequence TGTCGCCCTACACAAGGTCGTGAGGGTGCCACATGACCAAGAGCTTATCGGGGAGGTCAAGCTCTGGGCCGACGACGCCAGGGAGGTGTCGTATGAGATGGAGGATATCATCGATAGCTTCCTGGTGCCACCTGTTGACAGCTCTGCGCCCGCTGATGACCCGCACACACGGCTCAAAAGGATCACCAAGAAGATGGCCAAATTGTTCAAGAAAGACAAGACCCGTGATCAGTTGGTCGCCGATGCCATCAAAGACATCAAGGACAAGGTCCAGAAGGTGTCCGACCGACCAGGAAGATATGATGTTGCTGCTAATTTAGCAGTCACGACAAAAGTTGACCCTCGTCTGTCAGCCGTGTACAAAGATACGGAGATTGTTGGGGTGGAAGAACCCAGAGATGAGCTGGTCAAGAGGCTCACCGGTGGAGAGGATGGTGTTTCCAAGGACCAACTCAAGATCCTCTCAATTTTCGGGTTTGGAGGATTAGGCAAGACGACTCTTGCCAGGGCAGTCTATGAGAGACTTCAAGGGCAATATGTTCGTGATGCTTTCGTTGCGGTGGGTCGCAACCCTGACCCGAAGAAAGTATTGATGGACATCTTACTTCAGCTTGACAAGAACAAGAATTATAAGGCACACAATTTAGCCATGTTGGATGAAATACAGCTCATCGATGAACTCCGGGGACTGCTTGAGAACAAGAGGTATATATACATAAACACCCACAACATAATGTCCTAGCTCATATTATTGTTCACACAACTAATAAATCTGGAAATATTTCACTTTGCCTATGCATGTTCTTGATTTTAGGAAGATGAAAAAAGCTGTATCCCTAGATTAATTAATTGTTCACAATCTTTGTGGACTCTGACATCAAACTCAACTTAATATTATATAGAGAGTATATTCTAATTGCAAAGATGAAAGAATTATAACTAGAGGTCAGACAGTGATATGAAAAAAAGTATGCTTGTCCCTTTAGCAACTTATATTAGTTCTTGTATATTAATTGTTTCATGTAGCATATATCTTGTTGTGGACCACATGACGGTAGAGTTATGGTGCTTGCCATTGCTCTTCTAGATACTCTAGAGAATTTTACTAATTCGTAGATCCTTGCCCTAGGTACTTGATTGTTATTGATGATATATGGGACATAAAAGCATGGGAAATTATCAAGTGCGCTTTCATGGATAGTAATTGTGGAAGTAGAATAATCACAACTACTCGGATTTTGGAAGTCGCCACAATCACTGGTGATGTTTACAAGCTAAAAGCCCTCTCTCATCAGAAATCTGAAGAATTATTCTTTACAAGATTATTTGGTGGCAAAGGTGAATGCCCATATGATGAACCGACTGAGTTATCAGAAAAGGTTTTACACAAATGCGGTGGTGTACCGTTGGCTATCATTACAATAGCTAGTTTGTTGGCTGGTAAACCAAAGGAGTATTGGTCTGAGGTGTACTGTTCTATTGGTTTTGGAAATGGAGACAATGAACATGTCGAGAACACGAGAATAATATTGTCATTTAGCTATTATGATCTGCCTGGGCATTTAAGAACTTGTTTGTCGTATTTAAGCATTTACCCTGAAGATTACAAGATCAACAAAGAAACTTTGATATGGAAGTGGATAGCCGAAGGTTTTATTCACGAAGACTCGGGAATAGGGTTATTTGAGCTCGGAGAGAGATACTTCAACGAGCTCGTGAATAGAAGCATGGTTCAGCCGGTAGAGCAAGATGGTGCCATATATGCATGCATAGTTCATGATATGGTGCTCGATATGATCCGTTCATTGTCGAATGAGAAAAActttgttatcatattagatggtaCAGAGGAAGCAGCCACATCCTCCCGTATAAATGCTCGTAGGTTAGCCATCCAAAAGAGCATCGTAGAGCCACACATTAACCTTTTGTCTAACACACACTTGTCGCAAGTGAGGTCGTTCAACGCGACCGGATGTCGTTTTAGCACACCAATGACGCTGTCTCTTTCAAGCTTTTGCGCTTTACGCGTCCTAGCTATGGAAAGATGCActttcaccgaaggccatctttATCAGCCCGAGCATGTCGGGAGGTTGCTTCAGTTGAGGTACCTAGGTCTTTACAGTACACGTACTCTTGAGCTCCCTGAAGAAATAGGGGATCTGATGTTGTTGCAGACACCGGACTTGAGATTTAGTGGGATAAAAGAGTTGCCATGCAGCATCGGTCGGCTGAGGCAACTCAAATGCCTCCGCGCCGACGGTGAATCCTTTAGAGTGCCGGATTGGATCGGCAACCTCACGTCCCTGGAAGAGCTATCCTTGCACGACGTTCCAGCAAGCTTCATGGGGGAGCTGGGAAAGCTGACAGAGTTGAGGGACCTCAGGTTTAGGATTCAGAGCATACATCCGAGTTTGAAGCAAGTCTTGGTGGATTCCCTGTGCAACCTGAAGAAGATACAAGTCCTGCAGATGAATGGTCCCTGGTTCAACGACGACCCCAACTGGGAAGCCTACGTGCCCACTCCGCAGCTGCGCCGCCTTGTGCTCTGGTTCAGGTTTCAGAGGCTGCCGGAGTGGATCACCCCGGCGTCTCTCCCAAACCTCTCGCACCTGACCGTGGAGGTGGCCTCTGCGGCGGCGCACGATGTGGAGACTCTCGGGAGGTTGCCCCAGCTCGTGAGCCTCGACTTTGCTACGCCGTACGACATGATCTTCCCTGCAGTTGGTGGCGCCATGTTCCCGAGGTTGGTGTCGTGCGGGACGCATGTGCCGTTGAGGTTTCTGCCGGGAGCCATGTTGGGGCTTGAGTCCGTTGGTTGCAGCGTCAAGGTACGGCACCTCAAGGACGCTCACATGGACTTAAACCTTGCGTTGGGCAGCTTACGAAATCTCCCTTCGCTTCAGAGGGTGAAAGTTGAAATCCGCAGCTTTGGTGCCACTGACGCGGAGGTGGAGGAGACGGAGGCCGTGCTGAGGCACGAGGTCGACATCCATCCCAACCATCCGGTCCTTCGTCTGTCTCTGCAAAAATGTTAAAATCAAGCAAtaggtactctctctctctctctctctctctctctctctctctctctctctctctctctctctctctctctctctctgtgtgtgtgtgtgtgtgtgtgtgtgcgcgcgtgtgcgtgtgtgtgtgtgcacccCTAATCCCAAGTATTTACTATCGCAGGGGGATTCTAAAAGCTTATGTTGATGATAATCCATTGAAGGCAGGAGAAAAAGAAGGCCAAAATGATGAAGATGCCAGCCAAGTGATCATTCAAGCCGGGCACGTTGCCATCTGATGACATCAAGGCATGGGTGGTGAGTGATTAGCACAAAAATAGCATCCAAATGAGGATGTGCAACGCAAAGAAGACATCTTTTGCTTGTCCCACGATCGAAGTGCCATACCTCTGATATGTCAATACCTTAAGCAAAATGTTTGTAAATCTTGCGGCATCTCTGATTTGCATTATTGATACCTTAATAATAAGATGCCCCATGATCACGTCTTAATTGCTCCATGTGCGTATGATTCGCTTGCGGCATCTACTTTTTGGTCCCAAGATGGCAAGCGATGAAATCGATTATTGTGTTGTCAACTTGTCAGTTGTCACCGATGAAAAAAATAGCATGCTATGACAAAATAGCATGTCTCTTGAAATATAATATTAGCGTGCTATTAGTGAGACATTGTACACCGATTTATTTAGTGAGATATTGCTCAAACCGCTATAGGGTGCTATTAGCGACCCTATTTATTTCATTAGTCTTCACCATCCTCCTTTGTAATCAAAGTTATATTAGCCTTTCGGATTCCGATCTGTTACTGCAAGTCGTGGCCGAGGATGTCCAATGCAAAGAAGGCATCCTTTGCCTGTCCCATGATCGAGGTACTTCGATCTTTGATTTGTCAATGGCTTACTAAAAGATGCCCCAAGATCACGTATTAATTGCTCCAGGTGCGTTTAATTCACTTTAGAGCTTGCAGTTGACGGGTCATATAAAGCCATTATGTATAGTTACTCATACAATAAGATTGGCTACTGCACTAGTATTTTTTACTTTCTCTTTTTCCCATTCATTTAATTTATTACTTTTGCCTAGGGGCACGCATATAGTTAAGCTCTTGCATGAGAGTCCACATCCATCATTTTTTcatgtctctctcctccacatagacaTAAGTGTCATGTAGACGGACTATAAGCCCaatattgtacttgctcttaggcgTTTATCTTCTGGTCTAAAAAACTAGCAAGCGATGCAATCGGTCCTTGTGTTGCCAGCTTGTCACCATCCTCCTTTGTAATTCGACTAGCTATACTGTTCCTCTTATTACAGGTATGAGTTTGTGTAAGCATCTCTACCCTCGTACAAAGGGTCGCGAGGTCTATATATTGATCGAGGAGAGATTCATCTGCCGTTAGGTTACATGAGTCAATAGCTTGGCTAACCGAAGAGACTTtatggggggaggggggagagatAGAGATAACAAGATAAACTCTAACTTAAACAAGAAGATCTCCCTCTAACTACTCCTGGTACAAGCTTTGGCGCACAAGGCTAGCTACCGAACTATGTTATGTGTTTAACATCTTCCCTTAATCAGAACTTGACAAAGTTAACATTACGCTTGAATTATTCAAATGGTCTTGTAGACAGTGCCTTTGTAAAGCCATCTGCAACTCGATCCTTTGAGTGAACAAACTGAATCTCTAGCTCCTTGCCTGCAACCCTTTCTCTCACAAAATGATAATCAGTTTCAATATGTTTAGTCCTTGAATGAAAAACGAGATTAGCAGATAAATATGTGGCACCAAGATTGGCACACGAAATACATGGAGTTTGTGTATGAGATATTTCAAGTTCTTTCAGCATGGACTTCACCCAAAAAAAAATCTCCAGTTGCATTTGCAAATGCCTTGTACTCTGCTTCAGTGCTTGATCTAGAAACGGTGGCATGTTTCCTTGATCACCATGAGATGAGATTAGGTCCAAAAAACACTGCAAAGCCAGCTGTTGAGCGCCTGTCATCTAAGCATCATGTCCAGTTTGAGTCAGAGAAAGCACTAACAAGAGTAGATGGTGATTTTTTAGTCCAATACTCAAGGTATTTTTCACATATCTCAAAATACGTTTTGCAGCAGTCCAATGTGCATAAGTGGGTGCATGAGGAAATTGACAAACTTTATTTACAACAAAGGAAATATTAAGCCTAGTGAGAGTCAAATACTGAAGTGCACCTACGAAACTTCTGTACCTAGTGCTATCCTCTTGATCTAAGGGTTCACCTTCTGCAAGGGATAACTTCTCTGTACTGGATAGTGGTGTTGGTGATGGTTTACAACCCTGCAATCCAACTCTACTCAACAGATCAGTTGCATATTTCTCTTGGGAAAGATGAAGTCCAGCTTCCCTATTTCTCTTGACCTCAATACCAAGAAAGAAGTGCAAGTCTCCTAAGTCCttgaggcactagtagaaaacaggcctTTCGTACATAGCATTAGTCCTGGCCGGGTTTTGAACCCGGACTAATGGTACCATTACTCCCGGTTCCAAAGGCTAggatttagtcccggttcgttcgtgacctttagtcccggttggtgatacCAATCAGGACAAAAGGGGTGATACCAATCAGGACAAAAGGGGTGGTgcgatgcggcttgaactacgtcggtatttccccaaagaggaaggggtgatgcagcacaactatggtaggtatttccctcagtgatcagaccaaggttatcgaaccagtaggagaaccacgcaaaacTGCGTGAACGACACCTGCACAGAAAGAAGAAATAGTTGCAACCCGACGTAcagagggattgtcaatccctcccgggtaaaaagagAGGTAAAATTTgttgtagattggataaatagatctcgcgggaacgcgagataaaataaataacaataaattgcagcaaggtatttttgtgtttttggattaatagatctgaaaataacagcaaataaaaatagatctcaaaggcaaatatgataaagaaaagacccgggggccgtagattttactagtggcttctctcgagaaaaataacatatGGCGGGTAagcaaattactattgggcaattgatagaacttcagataatcatgatgatatccaggcaatgatcattatataggcatcacatccaagattagtagaccgactcctgcttgcatctactactattacttcacacatcgaccgctatccagtatgtatctagtgtattaagttcatggaaaaacagagcaatgcaataagaatgatgacatgatgtagataagatctatttatgtagaaatagacgccatcttgttatccttaatagcaacgatacatacatgtcgtttccccttctgtcactgggatcaagcaccgtaagatcgaacccatcacaaagcacatcttcccatggcaaAAAAATCAATCTAATcgtcctaactaaaccaaagattcgaagaagaaatacgaggctataagtaatcatgcatataagaaatcaaaagactcaaataactttcatggataaaaacatagatatgatcataaactcaaagttcatcggatcccaacaaacacaccacaaaaagagttacatcaaatagatctccaagagaccattgtattgagaatcaaaagagaaagagagagagaaagccatctagctactaactacggacacgtaggtctacaatgaactactcacgcatcatcggcgAGGCACCCAtgagcatgatgaacccctctgtgatggtgtctagatttgatctgTGGTTTCTAGaaattgcggcggctggaattgaatttcgtcgactcccctagggtttctggaatattgggtatttatagagcaaagtggtggtgcgggaggcggccgaggtgggcacacccACCTGGGCCcaagcgcgtcctggtgggttatgctcccctAGGAGCCCCCGTCAGGTACTTtattggcccatcgtgtgtcttctggtccagaaaaaatcaccaaaacgtttcgctgcgtttggactccatttggtattgattttttgcgaagtaaaaaacaagcaaaaacagcaactaacactgggcactatgtcaataggttagtcccaaaaaatgatattaagttgctataaaatggtttcaaaacatccaagaatgttaatataacagcatggaacaataaaaaattatagatacgttggagacgtatcagcatctccaagcttaattcctgctcgtcctcgagtacgtaaatgataaaaacagaatttttgatgtgaaatgctgcctaaaatgttcatcacatattcttttctttgtagcatggacattcggacttctatatgattcaaagcaatagtctagttttgacatgaagatttcaatactcaagcatatcaacaagcaaccacgtctttcaaaatatcaacactaaagcaagttatccctagaccattatgctcaatcattgatccattcatggaacacactcgcatattagtgttggaaatatgccctagaggcaataataaattggttattatcataattccttgttcacgataatcatttattaaccatgctagaattgtattgatcggaaactcagatatatgtgtggatacatagacaacaatatgtccctagtaagcctctaccggactagctcgttgatcaaagatgactatggtttcctagccatggacatgagttgtcatttgatgacgggatcacatcattaggagaataatgtgatggaaaagacccaaactataaacgtagcatatgatcgtgtcaagtttattgctatcattttctgcatgtcaagtatatgttcctatgaccatgagaccatgcaactcactgacaccggaggagtacctgggtgactataaaggtactctacatgtatctccgagggtgtctgttgagttggcatggatcaagactgggatttgtcactccgtatgacagagaggtatctcagggcccactcggtaatacaacatcacaagaagcttgcaagcaatgtgactaatggttttgtcacgggatcttgtattacggaaagagtaaagagacttgctggcaacgagattcaactaggtatggagataccgacgatcgaatctcgggcaagtaacatactgataatAGTATAaaaaagtaacataccgatagacaaagagaactgcatacgggattaactgaatccttgacatcgaggttcgaccgataagatcttcgtagaatatgtaggaaccaatatgggaatccaggtcctgCTAGTGGTTATTGACcttagaggtgtctcggtcatgtctgcatagttctcgagccTGCGGGGTGTACACACTTAACATTTGGTGACCGTAtaagtcattatggtggttaccgtaggttgttcggagtcccggatgagatcccggacatgacgaggaactccagaatggtccggaggtgaagatcgatatattggacgtagggtattggagtccggagtTGTTCCGGGGGTGAATGATGACAATGTCACCGAAAGGGTTTTCGAGgggccccatgggccaaggggagggggaaaaccagcccactaaggggctaagcgcccccctcaccccatctcacgtaagcGCCCTCCTAGGgcttcccacctcctggcttggggggaaagtcaccctaggggagatcccatctgccctgccccccctaggggcgccacccctcctcccttcccctatatatagagaggttgagagagggcagccgcaccccaagagCACATCTCCACGCCACGGCGCTGCCCTTCCTCTCCCTCATAGTCCATCTTCTTCtatgtagtgcttagcgaagctctgctgagatttctccaccaccactgccaccatgccgtcatgctgccggacgtcgtgctgccggaggactcgagatactacttcaccatcgctcactggatcgaggaggtgaaggcgtcatcaagccgtacgtgtgttgaacgccaaggtgccatccgttcggcacttggatcgggagttcacGGGACAGATCGtgattggattgcgaagacgttcgcgggacggatcgtgattggatcgcgaagacattttACTACATCAGTCGCgtttcataacgcttcctcttagtgatctacaaggatatgtagatctaATCTCTtctctcgtagatggtcatctcctagatcggatcttggtgagcgtaggaaattttttgtttcccatgcaatgttccccaacagtggcatcgtgagctaggtttatgcatagatgaaatcacgagtagaacacaaaggagtttgtgggcgttgatattcagattgcttccttccttggcattttcttgattcagcggtattgtgggatgaagcagcccggaccaaccttaaatgtccacgtacatgagaccggttccatcgacagacatgtgactttgttgcataaagatggctggcgggtgtttgtctctcccaccttagttgaattaGATTCaacaaaggcggtccttgtagaagtttaaatagcaact is from Triticum aestivum cultivar Chinese Spring chromosome 1B, IWGSC CS RefSeq v2.1, whole genome shotgun sequence and encodes:
- the LOC123075500 gene encoding disease resistance protein PIK6-NP-like, which codes for MDLATGAMVSLLPKLSELLKEEHKLSKGVKKDVEFLSRELTHMHVALHKVVRVPHDQELIGEVKLWADDAREVSYEMEDIIDSFLVPPVDSSAPADDPHTRLKRITKKMAKLFKKDKTRDQLVADAIKDIKDKVQKVSDRPGRYDVAANLAVTTKVDPRLSAVYKDTEIVGVEEPRDELVKRLTGGEDGVSKDQLKILSIFGFGGLGKTTLARAVYERLQGQYVRDAFVAVGRNPDPKKVLMDILLQLDKNKNYKAHNLAMLDEIQLIDELRGLLENKRYLIVIDDIWDIKAWEIIKCAFMDSNCGSRIITTTRILEVATITGDVYKLKALSHQKSEELFFTRLFGGKGECPYDEPTELSEKVLHKCGGVPLAIITIASLLAGKPKEYWSEVYCSIGFGNGDNEHVENTRIILSFSYYDLPGHLRTCLSYLSIYPEDYKINKETLIWKWIAEGFIHEDSGIGLFELGERYFNELVNRSMVQPVEQDGAIYACIVHDMVLDMIRSLSNEKNFVIILDGTEEAATSSRINARRLAIQKSIVEPHINLLSNTHLSQVRSFNATGCRFSTPMTLSLSSFCALRVLAMERCTFTEGHLYQPEHVGRLLQLRYLGLYSTRTLELPEEIGDLMLLQTPDLRFSGIKELPCSIGRLRQLKCLRADGESFRVPDWIGNLTSLEELSLHDVPASFMGELGKLTELRDLRFRIQSIHPSLKQVLVDSLCNLKKIQVLQMNGPWFNDDPNWEAYVPTPQLRRLVLWFRFQRLPEWITPASLPNLSHLTVEVASAAAHDVETLGRLPQLVSLDFATPYDMIFPAVGGAMFPRLVSCGTHVPLRFLPGAMLGLESVGCSVKVRHLKDAHMDLNLALGSLRNLPSLQRVKVEIRSFGATDAEVEETEAVLRHEVDIHPNHPVLRLSLQKC